Proteins co-encoded in one Flavobacterium fluviale genomic window:
- a CDS encoding putative LPS assembly protein LptD — protein sequence MTCQKTSHNFTKIAFKPLHTNLFNIVLISFFLTIGCGNLYSQEIKNKKKPLPAVKQTDKEAPSITDTIKLDTVKPKKTFLDGKVRYRAKDYAKIDQKRKLITLYNEAELYYKDVELKSGIIVLNYEKDEVYAGRIKDSAGVLTQYPNFKQGSSEVQPDSIRFNFKTKKALIYNSRTKQGELNIKAAVTKKENDSVYYLKGARITTASDIDNPEYYFRTSKIKFVPGKKIVTGLTQMVIADVPTPLALPYGYFPLSQEKSVSGIIVPSYNDSNTRGFSLQNGGYYFALSDNYDLTVLGDYYTNGSYAMRFESSYAKRYKYRGNINVRFENLINSERGYPDYTKQGIYNIQWSHSKDTKANPNSNFSASVNMGSSKYFKQSINQANIGSNLNNTLSSSITYNKTFNTIPGSRIALSATHSQNTQTEDIIMTLPSLQGSIDRIYPFVGKNGVKKGFIKNINLQYSVSGKNYFKTKDSLFFKPQMFNDAQLGMQHTIPLSTNFKIFKYFSAGASTTYQETWVNKTISKNYDSSTGDVQPTTINGFDSFRTYNFSTNLGTTIYGTFNFGEDKRIQSIRHVMRPSITYAYTPSFERYYDTYAVDATGRITSEYTRFENGIFGQPGKENSNIVGFALSNTFEAKVRDRDSTKTEPKKIMLLNNLNFSTSYNFDADGTSTFAWQPVLVSGGTQFFDNKMNMNFGATLDPYALDSGNQKINKFNIDNGGSLFRLTSANVTVNYSFSNKGTGKEQNTQSQRNGGRSDDLFGTNTDLNDSRNSQFVDEPEKEDVITEFFNSKIPWDMTLAYSLTYSNTGRQNEISGNSLMVSINTDITPKWKGGVSTGYDFVQKGVTFTQFRFERDLLSWRMAFNWQPLGTNSNWNFFIGIKSGMLSDIKWNKRSVSNR from the coding sequence TTGACATGTCAAAAAACAAGCCATAATTTTACAAAAATAGCATTTAAACCTTTGCATACAAACTTATTTAATATCGTTTTAATATCATTTTTCCTAACTATAGGTTGTGGTAATTTATATTCGCAAGAAATAAAAAACAAAAAAAAGCCTTTACCTGCTGTAAAACAAACAGATAAAGAAGCTCCTTCAATTACAGATACTATAAAGCTTGATACTGTTAAACCCAAAAAGACTTTTTTGGATGGAAAAGTAAGATATCGAGCAAAAGATTATGCTAAGATAGATCAAAAAAGAAAACTTATAACATTGTATAATGAAGCTGAATTATACTATAAAGATGTTGAGTTAAAATCTGGTATTATTGTTCTTAATTACGAGAAAGACGAAGTTTACGCTGGTAGAATTAAAGATTCTGCTGGAGTTTTAACGCAGTATCCAAACTTCAAACAAGGATCAAGTGAAGTTCAGCCAGACTCTATTCGTTTCAATTTTAAAACCAAGAAAGCTTTAATTTACAATTCAAGAACCAAGCAGGGAGAATTGAATATTAAAGCCGCAGTTACTAAAAAAGAAAACGATTCTGTTTATTACTTAAAAGGCGCCCGTATAACAACGGCTTCGGATATTGATAATCCAGAATACTATTTCCGAACATCAAAAATAAAATTTGTTCCTGGAAAAAAAATTGTAACAGGTTTAACTCAAATGGTTATTGCTGATGTCCCTACTCCTCTGGCACTACCTTATGGTTATTTCCCTTTAAGTCAAGAAAAAAGTGTTTCAGGAATCATAGTTCCGAGTTATAACGATTCTAACACGAGAGGTTTCTCGTTACAAAATGGCGGATATTATTTTGCATTAAGCGACAATTACGACTTAACTGTTCTTGGAGATTACTACACAAACGGAAGTTATGCAATGCGATTTGAATCGTCTTACGCTAAAAGATACAAATACCGTGGTAATATAAATGTTCGTTTTGAAAACTTAATCAATAGTGAACGTGGTTATCCTGATTACACAAAACAAGGAATTTACAATATTCAATGGTCCCATTCTAAAGACACTAAAGCCAACCCGAATTCTAATTTCTCAGCTTCGGTTAACATGGGTAGTAGTAAATATTTTAAGCAGTCTATCAACCAAGCCAATATTGGATCGAATTTGAACAATACTTTAAGTTCATCTATTACTTACAACAAAACTTTTAATACGATTCCAGGTTCTCGTATTGCATTATCTGCGACTCATAGTCAAAACACACAAACAGAAGATATTATCATGACACTTCCATCCTTACAGGGAAGTATTGACCGTATCTATCCTTTTGTTGGAAAAAACGGCGTAAAAAAGGGTTTCATTAAAAACATTAACCTTCAATACAGCGTGAGTGGTAAAAACTACTTTAAAACAAAAGATTCATTGTTTTTTAAACCACAGATGTTTAATGATGCTCAGTTAGGAATGCAGCATACAATTCCGCTAAGCACTAACTTTAAGATTTTTAAATATTTTAGCGCAGGAGCTTCTACTACGTATCAAGAAACATGGGTTAACAAAACAATAAGCAAAAACTACGATTCTAGCACCGGAGATGTGCAGCCTACAACGATAAATGGATTTGATTCCTTTAGGACTTATAATTTCAGCACCAATTTAGGTACAACTATTTACGGAACTTTTAATTTTGGAGAAGACAAAAGAATCCAATCTATAAGACACGTAATGCGTCCGAGTATAACTTATGCCTATACACCAAGTTTTGAGCGTTATTACGACACTTACGCAGTTGATGCGACAGGGAGGATCACTTCTGAATATACAAGGTTTGAAAATGGTATTTTTGGCCAGCCTGGGAAAGAAAACTCTAATATTGTTGGTTTCGCATTGAGTAATACTTTTGAAGCTAAAGTGAGAGACAGAGACAGCACAAAAACAGAACCTAAAAAAATCATGCTGTTAAACAATTTAAACTTTAGCACGAGTTATAATTTTGACGCTGATGGAACATCAACGTTTGCATGGCAGCCTGTTTTAGTAAGCGGTGGAACACAATTTTTTGATAATAAAATGAATATGAATTTTGGTGCGACACTTGATCCTTATGCATTAGATAGTGGAAACCAAAAAATTAATAAGTTTAATATTGACAACGGAGGAAGTCTATTTAGACTAACCAGTGCAAACGTAACTGTCAATTATTCCTTTTCAAACAAAGGAACGGGCAAAGAGCAAAATACCCAGAGTCAGCGGAATGGAGGACGAAGCGATGATTTGTTTGGTACAAATACCGATTTGAATGACAGCCGAAACAGTCAGTTTGTAGATGAACCTGAAAAAGAGGATGTAATTACGGAATTTTTTAATTCAAAAATTCCGTGGGATATGACTTTAGCATATTCCTTGACCTATTCTAATACAGGCAGGCAAAATGAAATTTCAGGAAACTCTCTAATGGTTTCGATCAATACCGATATTACGCCGAAATGGAAAGGCGGGGTTTCTACTGGTTATGACTTTGTTCAAAAAGGTGTTACTTTTACTCAATTCCGTTTTGAAAGAGACTTATTGAGCTGGAGAATGGCATTTAACTGGCAGCCACTTGGAACAAATTCTAACTGGAATTTCTTCATCGGTATTAAATCTGGTATGCTTAGTGATATTAAATGGAACAAACGAAGCGTTTCCAATAGATAA
- a CDS encoding methylglyoxal synthase, with product MEIAIIAHDGKKADLIDFLIKNEAVLHNEKVRLIGTGTTGGKAEAAGFKTQRMLSGPLGGDAQIAGRVAEGITQMVFFFKDPLSSHPHEADINMLIRVCDVHNVPLATNEATAQLLLDAIAQQL from the coding sequence ATGGAAATTGCCATTATTGCTCATGATGGTAAAAAAGCTGATTTAATTGATTTTTTAATTAAAAATGAAGCTGTTTTACACAATGAAAAAGTAAGGCTTATTGGTACAGGAACTACAGGAGGAAAGGCGGAAGCAGCGGGTTTTAAAACTCAGCGAATGCTTTCTGGTCCGCTGGGCGGCGATGCTCAGATTGCAGGAAGAGTAGCTGAAGGAATAACACAAATGGTTTTCTTTTTTAAAGACCCATTGTCAAGTCATCCGCACGAAGCTGATATTAATATGCTGATCCGAGTTTGTGATGTACATAATGTGCCGCTGGCAACAAATGAAGCAACGGCACAATTATTATTAGATGCTATTGCACAGCAATTATAG
- a CDS encoding N-acetylglucosamine kinase translates to MKLIVDSGSTKADWIAIDDNGKVLFTTQTLGLNPEILDGPEIIERLNDRFDILQNKKNATHLFFYGAGCGTDRMKTALSQIFQDYFVNAIVDVQEDTYAAVYATTPKGQEAIVSILGTGSNCSYFDGKVLHQKVQSLGYIVMDDCSGNVFGKELIRKYYFNKMPKELAVELEKEYDVDPDFIKNKLYKEPNPNAYLATYAKFLIKHKDTEFCRKIIFKGMKSFVKNYIQQFDNCKEVPVHFVGSIAFYLKDELQETFNKYELQLGNVLRRPIDGLIAYHVANQ, encoded by the coding sequence ATGAAATTAATAGTTGATAGTGGATCTACTAAAGCCGATTGGATTGCAATTGATGATAATGGAAAAGTATTATTCACGACACAAACCTTAGGATTGAATCCTGAAATTCTTGACGGTCCAGAAATCATCGAAAGATTAAACGATCGTTTTGATATTTTACAAAACAAAAAAAATGCTACCCATTTATTCTTTTACGGTGCCGGATGTGGTACTGATAGAATGAAAACAGCACTATCACAAATTTTCCAAGACTATTTTGTTAACGCTATTGTTGATGTTCAGGAAGATACTTACGCAGCCGTTTACGCAACGACTCCAAAAGGACAAGAAGCAATTGTATCTATTTTAGGAACAGGATCTAACTGCAGTTATTTTGATGGAAAAGTATTGCATCAAAAAGTACAGTCATTAGGATACATTGTTATGGATGATTGCAGCGGAAATGTTTTCGGAAAAGAATTAATTAGAAAATACTATTTTAATAAAATGCCTAAAGAATTAGCTGTTGAACTTGAAAAAGAGTATGACGTTGATCCTGATTTTATTAAAAATAAATTATATAAAGAACCAAATCCTAATGCTTACTTAGCAACGTATGCGAAGTTCTTAATTAAGCACAAAGACACTGAGTTCTGCAGAAAAATAATCTTTAAAGGAATGAAATCTTTCGTTAAGAATTACATTCAGCAGTTTGATAACTGTAAAGAAGTTCCGGTTCATTTCGTTGGTTCTATTGCATTTTATTTAAAAGATGAATTACAAGAGACATTCAATAAATATGAACTTCAATTAGGGAATGTTTTGAGAAGACCTATTGATGGATTAATTGCTTACCATGTCGCTAATCAATAG
- the gap gene encoding type I glyceraldehyde-3-phosphate dehydrogenase — translation MSKVKLGINGFGRIGRIVFRESFNRDNVEVVAINDLLDVDHLAYLLKYDSVHGRFDGTVEVKEGKLYVNGRNIRITAERNPADLKWNEVDVDVVAECTGIFTTIETATEHIKGGAKKVIISAPSADAPMFVMGVNHETAKASDLVVSNASCTTNCLAPLAKVIHDNFEIVEGLMTTVHATTSTQMTADGPSRKDWRGGRAAAINIIPSSTGAAKAVGKVIPSLNGKLTGMSFRVPTADVSVVDLTVKVAKETTYEEILAVLKKASENELKGILGYTEDAVVSQDFISDKRTSIVDATAGIGLNSTFFKLVSWYDNEYGYSSKLIDLSVHIAGLK, via the coding sequence ATGTCAAAAGTAAAATTAGGAATAAACGGATTTGGACGTATCGGAAGAATCGTTTTTAGAGAGTCTTTCAATAGAGATAATGTAGAAGTTGTTGCAATCAATGACTTATTAGATGTTGATCACTTAGCTTATTTATTAAAATATGATTCAGTTCACGGTCGTTTCGATGGAACTGTAGAAGTTAAAGAAGGAAAACTTTATGTAAACGGAAGAAACATCCGTATCACTGCAGAAAGAAATCCAGCTGACTTAAAATGGAACGAAGTTGATGTAGATGTTGTTGCTGAATGTACTGGTATCTTCACAACTATTGAAACTGCAACTGAGCACATTAAAGGTGGTGCTAAAAAAGTAATCATTTCTGCTCCATCTGCAGATGCTCCAATGTTTGTAATGGGAGTTAACCACGAAACTGCAAAAGCTTCTGATTTAGTTGTTTCTAACGCTTCTTGTACTACAAACTGTTTAGCTCCTTTAGCTAAAGTTATCCACGATAATTTCGAAATCGTTGAAGGTTTAATGACAACTGTTCACGCAACTACTTCAACTCAAATGACTGCTGACGGACCTTCTAGAAAAGACTGGAGAGGTGGACGTGCTGCTGCAATCAATATCATTCCTTCTTCAACAGGTGCTGCAAAAGCGGTTGGAAAAGTTATCCCTTCTTTAAATGGAAAATTAACTGGAATGTCTTTCCGTGTTCCTACTGCTGACGTTTCTGTAGTAGATTTAACTGTAAAAGTTGCTAAAGAAACTACTTACGAAGAAATCTTAGCTGTATTGAAAAAAGCTTCTGAAAACGAATTGAAAGGTATTTTAGGATATACTGAAGATGCTGTTGTTTCTCAAGATTTTATTTCTGATAAAAGAACTTCAATCGTTGATGCTACTGCAGGAATTGGATTAAATTCAACTTTCTTCAAATTAGTTTCTTGGTATGACAATGAGTACGGATACTCAAGCAAATTAATTGATTTATCTGTACATATTGCAGGTTTAAAATAA
- a CDS encoding N-acetylmuramoyl-L-alanine amidase family protein has product MNRINKFKVIFTLFLTILSFSVHSQANVFKVTLDAGHGAHDFGAVYSGRIEKNIALAIVLKVGKILELNPNVNVIYTRKTDVFIDLVERANIANRANSNIFVSIHCNANKNTAADGTETYVMGLSKVASNLEAAKKENSVITLEKDYKRKYEGYDPNSPESMIGMTLMQEEYLDNSITLATKIEENFEKLGKKLRGGGVKQAPFMVLHKAYMPRVLVETGFVSNPTEGDILNSEQGQDDIARAIAEAVLSYKREYFGSGAPEAAESRPVRDTTPAKPKAAAPVAAVKNAPKGTFFKVQLIASIKKTPLEPKNFKGLKNVTMIYENNIYKYFYEETSSYDTAQKYLQEAKNKGYGAAFLVATKDGEKISIQDAIK; this is encoded by the coding sequence ATGAATAGAATTAACAAATTTAAGGTAATATTTACTTTATTTCTAACGATACTGTCTTTTAGTGTTCATAGTCAGGCGAATGTGTTTAAGGTAACTTTGGATGCTGGACACGGAGCTCATGACTTTGGAGCAGTTTACAGCGGCAGAATTGAAAAAAATATTGCTTTAGCTATTGTTTTAAAAGTGGGGAAAATTTTAGAGCTTAATCCGAACGTAAATGTAATTTATACTCGTAAAACTGATGTTTTTATTGATTTGGTAGAAAGAGCCAATATTGCAAATAGAGCCAATTCTAACATTTTTGTTTCTATTCACTGTAATGCAAATAAAAATACTGCAGCAGACGGAACGGAAACGTATGTAATGGGTTTAAGTAAGGTTGCTTCTAACCTTGAAGCAGCGAAAAAAGAGAACTCGGTAATTACTCTAGAGAAAGATTATAAACGTAAATACGAAGGTTACGACCCAAATTCTCCAGAATCAATGATAGGAATGACCTTAATGCAGGAAGAATATTTAGATAACAGTATAACACTTGCAACTAAGATTGAAGAAAATTTTGAAAAACTGGGAAAGAAACTTCGCGGAGGCGGTGTAAAACAAGCGCCATTTATGGTACTTCATAAAGCTTATATGCCAAGAGTTTTGGTTGAAACAGGTTTTGTTTCTAATCCAACGGAAGGGGATATTTTAAATTCAGAACAAGGGCAGGATGATATTGCGAGAGCAATTGCAGAGGCTGTTTTGAGCTATAAAAGAGAATACTTTGGCTCAGGAGCGCCAGAAGCTGCTGAGAGTCGGCCCGTAAGAGATACTACTCCGGCTAAACCAAAAGCAGCTGCGCCAGTTGCAGCGGTAAAAAATGCTCCAAAGGGAACATTTTTTAAAGTGCAGCTTATCGCAAGTATTAAAAAGACTCCTTTAGAACCTAAAAACTTTAAAGGTCTCAAAAATGTAACAATGATCTACGAAAATAATATTTATAAATATTTCTACGAAGAAACTTCAAGTTACGACACAGCGCAAAAATACCTGCAAGAAGCTAAAAATAAAGGGTATGGAGCAGCATTTTTAGTAGCAACTAAAGATGGAGAAAAAATCAGTATTCAGGACGCCATTAAATAA
- a CDS encoding RidA family protein encodes MKKIIFTEKAPAPIGPYNQAVLSGNTLYASGQIAINPESGELVTENINDETHQVMQNIAAILEAAEMTFENVVKATIFIMDMNNFGAINTVYGSYFNEKTAPARETVQVACLPKNVNVEISIIAVQ; translated from the coding sequence ATGAAAAAGATCATCTTTACCGAGAAAGCTCCGGCTCCAATCGGACCTTATAACCAAGCTGTATTATCTGGAAATACACTTTATGCTTCTGGACAGATTGCAATCAATCCTGAGTCAGGAGAATTAGTTACAGAAAACATTAACGACGAAACCCACCAAGTTATGCAAAACATTGCTGCAATTCTTGAAGCTGCAGAAATGACTTTTGAAAATGTCGTAAAGGCTACTATTTTCATTATGGACATGAATAACTTTGGAGCTATAAACACAGTTTACGGTTCTTATTTTAACGAAAAAACCGCTCCAGCTCGTGAAACGGTTCAAGTGGCTTGTCTGCCAAAAAATGTAAATGTTGAGATTTCTATAATTGCTGTGCAATAG
- the pfkA gene encoding 6-phosphofructokinase: protein MPKTIKKVGVLTSGGDSPGMNAAIRSVVRTCAYHNIECIGIYRGYQGMIEGDFKEMGPRSVNNIVNKGGTILKSARSVEFRTPEGRKKAHENLLKAGIDALVVIGGDGSFTGGLIFNSEYNFPVMGIPGTIDNDIYGTSFTLGYDTALNTVVDCIDKIRDTASSHNRLFFVEVMGRDAGHIALNAGIGAGAEEILIPEEDLGLDRLLDSLQKSKASGKSSSIVVIAEGDKIGKNVFELKDYVEANLPEYDVRVSVLGHMQRGGSPSCFDRVLASRLGVKAVESLIEGKSNYMVGLKEDKVVLTPLEQAIKGKSEIDRELLRVSDIMST, encoded by the coding sequence ATGCCAAAAACAATAAAAAAAGTAGGTGTTCTTACCTCAGGAGGAGATTCACCTGGAATGAATGCTGCAATTAGATCAGTTGTTCGAACTTGCGCATATCATAATATAGAATGCATCGGAATTTATAGAGGGTATCAAGGAATGATTGAAGGAGACTTCAAAGAAATGGGACCCCGAAGCGTAAATAATATTGTAAACAAAGGTGGAACGATCTTGAAATCGGCTCGTTCAGTTGAGTTTAGAACCCCTGAAGGTAGAAAAAAAGCACACGAAAACCTATTAAAAGCAGGAATTGATGCTTTGGTAGTAATTGGCGGAGATGGAAGTTTTACTGGAGGTCTGATTTTTAATTCAGAGTATAATTTCCCTGTAATGGGAATTCCAGGTACAATTGATAATGATATTTATGGTACAAGTTTTACTCTTGGGTATGACACTGCTTTAAATACAGTTGTAGATTGTATTGATAAAATTAGAGATACAGCAAGTTCACATAACCGTTTATTCTTTGTAGAGGTTATGGGTAGAGATGCTGGTCATATTGCTCTTAATGCAGGTATTGGAGCAGGTGCAGAAGAAATCCTTATTCCTGAAGAAGATTTAGGCTTAGATCGTCTGTTAGATTCACTTCAAAAAAGTAAAGCTTCAGGAAAATCATCAAGTATTGTAGTAATTGCAGAAGGAGATAAAATTGGTAAAAATGTATTCGAATTGAAAGATTATGTTGAAGCAAATTTACCTGAATACGACGTACGTGTTTCTGTTTTAGGACACATGCAGCGTGGTGGTTCTCCGTCTTGTTTTGACCGTGTTTTAGCAAGTCGTTTAGGTGTGAAAGCAGTCGAATCATTAATTGAAGGAAAATCAAATTACATGGTTGGACTTAAAGAAGATAAAGTGGTTTTAACGCCGCTTGAACAGGCAATTAAAGGAAAATCTGAAATCGACAGAGAATTATTAAGAGTGTCAGACATCATGTCGACATAA